In Aspergillus chevalieri M1 DNA, chromosome 7, nearly complete sequence, the sequence CTGCCGAAAATACCACATCGGCTCCTCAGTCACATTAAACCCAATCCCATAACTACTGATATTTCTTCTCAAATGCACACCCACAGCCGTAATCTTCTTCGGCGCATCTGTCccagatgatgaagacgaaggaACCCAAACCCCGGGATCCTCCGTAATAACACCCGTTATCCCATATTTCCTCAGCACATCCACAACACTATTCTCCAACACCCGTATATGACACCGCGGTGTCAGGCCTAGTCTCTTCAGATCGAGGATCGTGTACGCGACCATCTGCCCAGGGCCGTGGTATGTCGTCTGTCCGCCGCGGAGGGTGGGGTGGTATTCGGCCTTTCTCTCACCAGCTGGGGAAAAAGAATGGCCATCGCCATCAGGGACCAAAAGCGGCCGGATCGGTTCCAGTCCCGGTGGGAGGGAGAGTGTCTTGGTACTAGCTGTGTTGGAGGGGGGTAGGTCGCGCCGGCCGGTCGTGTAGACAGGGTTCGGAGTGAAGGTTATTATTGTGGGGTCTGGGGGTGTTGAGGGAATTGATGTgggggttggtgttggtgattGGAAGGGAGATTGTGATGTGAGCTTTTTGTAGGCGAGGAGGCGGGTGGTGAGGGTTTCTTGGAGGTGGGAGACGCGGGAGAAGGGGGTTATGCTTGGGAGGTGAAGGTGGGCGAGGCGCATTGTGGTTGTTGTATCTTTTCAAGGAATGGAGGGGATGGCTGTAGTACGTGGTATAGACAATAGGATTGCAATTGCTAGGTCATATCATAAACTGGCGATGTCGCATTCGGTGTTGATGGATATTGAATTTCAGATCGGTTGACGGCTCGGGTAATGATATCAGGTCATGTGACTTTGTGGATCGTGGAGGATTGGATCACAACTGATTCGATTGGTATGAATTAGTTTAGCAGGGAGGTTATGTCTCAGATGGATTGAATAATGTGAGTGGCATTAGAGCTGGGATATCGCTAGTTCATGATTGATTTAGTGTTTTGTTGAAGTCGATGGGAGTGAGCCTGGGGATCGctacgaagatgaagacggcACACCATTGACAGGCGCTGTCGCTGGCTGCTCTTGACCATCCGTAACAATTGTCCAATCTCGAACACCTCCCTTCCAATCCGCAATCCGCCCTTCTCGCACCCTAACAGTAACCACCCGCGCACTATCATCAACTGTCATACTCGGACGTCGTTGACCAGCTGTCTCTCCCgactgttgttgctgttgctgctgttgcagACCAAACAGATtcatctcttcctcctcaaaaGTATTATTCTCCAAATGCCTCTCCTTACACCAGCTTTCCTCCTCTGATCCTGGCTCCAGAAACCGCGCCTCTCCCGCAAGAGTTGTCGAGATACTGGACAGTGCGCTGGTATTCAGATTAAGCAACATACCAGCTAGTGACGAACGGGTGGCTGCGGGCGGAGGAGAGCCCTCGCGATCTCCTGGGTTAGAAGCTCGGAGCGGGGGACGGTGGGAGACCCAGTCGtggacgaggagggagaCATGAGGATTTGTGAGGAGATGATTTGTCTTTCGGGACGACGGATTAGTGGTCATTATGATGGTTGGGTGCGGATCAAAGGGCGTAGACGGCAGGTAGGTGTAGGACATGAGGGAGATGTGGGGGATTAAGCCGTCGCATGTTGCAAGATGGAGCTGAGTATGGTCAGTTCAGTTTGTCTCTTTGCTTCCTGTGGTGTAGATCATACGAAGCGTGAGTTTCTCAGACAAGAGACTACCTCTGGCGGTAGAGTCGTAGCGATGTGGGGATGAGTCGTGGTGGCGGATGCCTCGTAGGAGAGAGGCGGATTTGGATTGTAGGGGTCATTCATGGCTGCTTCTTTTATTAGAGGACAAAAAACCATTCTCTGTAATAATGTAGAGATAGAGTATGAGGTGATAGTCCTGGCGATGAATCTGTGGATGTCCGGCGGCGCAGTTTGGTTGCACCACTGCTGATGTCACTGATAAGAGTCAGGCTCGAGACAGGTATCGGTATGGGTAACTGTGGTAGTCTAAACACAGGAACGATCTCTACAATAAAGGGTTATATAGAGTATCCTAAACAGTGAATGCAAGGGGAGAAATACCAATACCCAATGCAATTTTGGAGATTCCTACAGAAGTGtgctgtactctgtacagcaTCCTACTGATAACCAGTGGAGACTGTCGTCATGATGGCTTCAAGTTTGGACATTCTCATTCCACACCGAGCCCAGGAGAACTTCTGTACTCCATATGGATGCCCCATAATACTCTCTACTAAGTATAAATCTACAGAACAGTATTATTAACAGCTAAGTACTGGGAAGCAGTGAAGCGGTGACCTCATCCCAATCGGGCACTCTCCGCACTTTTCCCCGGTTTCTGGCAACTCAATCGGCTCTCGACTCGgtctcctctctctctcccacACATTCCCCTCTCTATTTACTCTCTATATCTGCAGCCATCTCTAAGCCATCTACCTTCCAATTCTACGATATTTCTTGGATCTTTACCCTCTCTGACCTCCTCTTCTCGGCTATCTCCAGTTCTCTAACTCCTGGCTTTTGTCTTACCCTCGCACTGCAACGTTCCTTCTCTCCGTTTGCCCAGACACAAGAGCACTTTCCCTTCCCTTCATCCAATCCCTGTTGCTTTCTTTCTAATTCcccgcttcttctcctctgtgTCTTACAAGGGACTTTTCTCCCGTACTTCAAGTCGTGTGATCAATCGGTACGGATTTTTGCTGTCGTTGAAGCAGCTTTCCCCAGCTTCTGATTACTCCGTTTTTATTTCGTTTGTCGCTTTTCTTTAGTCCTGCTATTGTGGTTGCTTTCAGCGTTATCCATCATGCTTGCTTCGCGTGCTGTTCGTCCTGCTTCCTTCCTGGCACGACCCTTCAGTTCGTCTGCTGCGGTCTTCAGAACCCCCTCTATTCGTGACATCACCGCCGACTCGGCTTCCGAGTTCAACGCGCGTCAAAAGGAGTTTCGTGAGAACTTGGAGGTGGCCCGTAAGAGAAAGGAACAACAAGAGAGTCAGTCTGTCGATGCCTCTGCTTCCtcatctccctctccctctccccctGCTTCCCGTGATCGTTTCCGTGAGTACGCTACCGCTCCCGCTGCTCCTCATCCGAGCAACAAGAGCAGTACCAATAAACATGTCTTTGATGCCGCTGCGGTTCTTGATAACAAGGCACTGGGCTCACTTTCCATGCACCGTTCTCTAGGGGATGAACAATTGAAGGATCAGTCTCCCAAGCGTGGTCCGCTGTCGTCGCTCATCTACGGAACTAAGGAAGGTCAACAGCTCGACAAGGACATTGAACGCTCATTCTCGCAAGTTCTCGCCCGCGGAAAATACGTCCACTCAATCGTCTTCCACGAAGTCAAACCTGACAAGGTGGATGAATA encodes:
- a CDS encoding lipoyl(octanoyl) transferase LIP2 (BUSCO:EOG09264AWW;~COG:H;~EggNog:ENOG410PPYW;~InterPro:IPR020605,IPR004143,IPR000544;~PFAM:PF03099;~go_function: GO:0033819 - lipoyl(octanoyl) transferase activity [Evidence IEA];~go_process: GO:0006464 - cellular protein modification process [Evidence IEA];~go_process: GO:0009249 - protein lipoylation [Evidence IEA]) — its product is MRLAHLHLPSITPFSRVSHLQETLTTRLLAYKKLTSQSPFQSPTPTPTSIPSTPPDPTIITFTPNPVYTTGRRDLPPSNTASTKTLSLPPGLEPIRPLLVPDGDGHSFSPAGERKAEYHPTLRGGQTTYHGPGQMVAYTILDLKRLGLTPRCHIRVLENSVVDVLRKYGITGVITEDPGVWVPSSSSSGTDAPKKITAVGVHLRRNISSYGIGFNVTEEPMWYFRQIVACGLEGREATSLEGQGVQSPIGDVADQFVEAFTKRINADFACGDGASGEKIEEVYNVREEDLLRA
- a CDS encoding pyridoxamine 5'-phosphate oxidase family protein (COG:S;~EggNog:ENOG410PNI4;~InterPro:IPR011576,IPR012349;~PFAM:PF01243) is translated as MVFCPLIKEAAMNDPYNPNPPLSYEASATTTHPHIATTLPPEVVSCLRNSRFLHLATCDGLIPHISLMSYTYLPSTPFDPHPTIIMTTNPSSRKTNHLLTNPHVSLLVHDWVSHRPPLRASNPGDREGSPPPAATRSSLAGMLLNLNTSALSSISTTLAGEARFLEPGSEEESWCKERHLENNTFEEEEMNLFGLQQQQQQQQSGETAGQRRPSMTVDDSARVVTVRVREGRIADWKGGVRDWTIVTDGQEQPATAPVNGVPSSSS